One Anolis carolinensis isolate JA03-04 chromosome 5, rAnoCar3.1.pri, whole genome shotgun sequence DNA segment encodes these proteins:
- the npy2r gene encoding neuropeptide Y receptor type 2 encodes MGLTGGSKTIGNWTSLAKMDLYSRLNLPGFDGDLLTDPKQDLKDSTNLVEVQIILICAYCVIILLGLVGNSLVIHVVIKFKSMRTVTNFFIANLAVADLLVNTLCLPFTLVYTLLGEWKLGPVLCYLVPYAQGLAVQVSIVTLTVIALDRHRCIVYHLESKISKRISFLIIGVAWVGSALLASPLAIFREYFSIELNHDFKMVVCAEAWPKEAVVSYGTIYSISMLLIQYVLPLVIISYAYIRIWCKLKNHVSPGAGNDHYHQRRRKTTKMLVCVVVVFAVCWLPFHIFQLVSDIDSKVLDLQEYKLIYTLFHVIAMCSTFANPLLYGWMNNNYRTAFLTAFRCEQRLDSIHPEASPALKAKKNLEAKENLCNGSPFSQPTSV; translated from the coding sequence atggggTTAACAGGAGGATCAAAAACAATAGGGAACTGGACCAGCCTAGCTAAAATGGACCTGTATTCGAGACTGAATTTGCCAGGCTTTGACGGTGATCTGCTAACTGATCCAAAACAAGATCTGAAAGACAGCACCAATTTGGTTGAGGTACAGATCATTCTTATCTGTGCCTACTGTGTTATTATCCTGCTAGGGTTAGTGGGCAACTCTTTGGTGATTCATGTGGTGATCAAATTCAAGAGCATGCGCACTGTGACTAACTTTTTCATTGCCAATTTGGCAGTGGCCGATCTGTTGGTGAACACTCTTTGCCTCCCTTTCACATTAGTTTACACATTACTGGGAGAATGGAAGCTTGGCCCAGTACTGTGCTACCTAGTGCCTTATGCCCAAGGCCTTGCAGTGCAGGTATCTATAGTTACGTTGACTGTCATCGCCTTGGACCGGCACCGCTGCATTGTGTATCACTTGGAGAGCAAAATCTCCAAAAGAATCAGCTTCCTAATCATTGGTGTGGCCTGGGTTGGCAGTGCTCTCTTAGCTAGCCCCCTGGCCATCTTTCGGGAGTATTTCTCCATTGAGCTGAATCATGATTTCAAGATGGTGGTTTGTGCTGAAGCCTGGCCAAAAGAAGCCGTGGTCAGTTATGGCACCATCTATAGCATCTCAATGCTTCTGATCCAGTACGTCTTGCCTCTGGTGATCATCTCATATGCCTACATCCGCATTTGGTGTAAACTAAAGAATCATGTCAGTCCGGGGGCAGGGAATGATCACTACCACCAAAGGCGTCGGAAAACTACCAAGATGCTGGTCTGTGTCGTGGTGGTGTTTGCAGTCTGCTGGCTGCCTTTTCACATCTTTCAGCTTGTCAGCGATATTGACAGCAAAGTGTTGGATCTGCAGGAGTACAAACTGATCTACACGCTCTTTCATGTCATCGCAATGTGCTCCACCTTTGCCAATCCCCTCCTCTATGGCTGGATGAATAACAACTACAGAACAGCTTTCTTGACAGCTTTCCGTTGCGAACAGCGGCTGGATTCCATCCACCCCGAGGCGTCACCTGCACTCAAAGCCAAGAAGAACCTGGAAGCAAAAGAGAATCTCTGCAACGGATCACCGTTTTCACAGCCTACAAGTGTTTGA